The nucleotide window CGCGGGGAGCCCGGCGGGaccccccttccccagcgccctccctcctcctcctgccctcctgctccccgcAGGCTGCGCCTCTTCCAGAAGTTCTCCACCTTCCGCATCCTGGTGTGCGGCGGCGACGGCAGCGTGGGCTGGGTGCTCTCCGAAATCGACGCCCTGGGGCTGCACAAGCAagtgagcccccccccctcccaccctcccACCCTCCCACCACCACCGTTCCCGTCCTCATCCCCCCCCGGGGGTACcgcagcacccaagggtgccaggctgagcccccccgtccccgtcccgcaGTGCCAGTTGGGCGTCCTGCCCCTGGGCACCGGTAACGATCTGGCAcgggtgctgggctggggcagcctcTGTGACGATGacacccagctgctgcagatcctggagaagctggagagGGCCACCACCAAGATGCTGGACCGGTGAGGAACGGGGTGCAGGGTGAAGGGGGGCTCGGCTCGCCCCCCCCAGGatggggtcccccccccggggcgACGCAGGCATCCGCGGTCTCTCTGCTCGGCAGGTGGAGCGTGATGACCTACGAGGCCCCCAAGCAGTCCCCACCGGccctgaaggaggaggaggacggggACTCCAACATCCAGGTGGGCACCTTTGGGGACtttgggggctttgggggggatgtggggaatGAGACAGTGGCATGAGGTGAGCGTGGCGGGGCTCAGCCTGGCAACGTGTCCTCGTCCCGGTGCCAAAAGGGGGGGCACGGTGGTCAGACGAGGCCGTGTCCTGGCTCGGGGACACCCCCCCAGGTGTCCCAGCCCGCGCTGTCCCCTGCCAGGCCCAGATCTCCCACTACGCTGACTCCGTCGCCTTCCACCTGGCCAAGATCTTGGAGTCGGACAAGCACTCGGTGGTGATCTCCTCCGCCAAGTaagggggagctgggggtgatGGGGGTGACGGGGGTGATGGGGCCGGGGGAGCCGAGCCCCCCAGCGCTGCTGAGCACCCCCTGAGGACCAGGCTGTGCCCTGGCCGATCCCTTTGCCACCCCaatgctgcttccctgggcaggtTCCTCTGCGGCACCGTCAATGATTTTGTGGCCGAGGTCGGCCGGGCGTACAAGAGAGCGACCGAGAAcaagcaggaggctgagctgaTGGCGAGGAAGGTGAGGGaggggggaatttggggaatTTGGGGTGCGTGTCCGGGGGTACAGccccaggagggctggggaccTGGCGGAGACGTGCGTGCCACGGGGGCGCATGGACACTTGGGGTGCCCGAGCTTTTGGGGTGCTCAGGATCCTGGGGTGCCCTATCCAGTGCACGGTGCCCCAGGGGAATTTGGGGTGCCCGAGCATTTGGGGTGAGCCTGTGGGGGCCCCGCAGTGCGCCATGCTGAACGAGAAGCTGGACTCGCTGGTGCGGGAGCTGACCGAGGAGGCTCAGGCCGCCGTGGTCCCCGAGGGGATGCCGCCATCCGGCCCGGCCGACGCCAAGGAGCTGGAGAAAAGCGGCTTCaaccccagccccgtgccccgcATCTTCAAATCCAAGGAGCAGCTGATGCTGCGGGCCAACAGCCTGAAGAAAGCCCTGCGGCAGATCATCGAGCAGGCGGAGAAAGGTGAGGGGGCAGCACGGGgtccgtgcctcagtttccccaacTGCATcctcagcctggcagcagcGCTGTGGGGTCCCGGAGGAGCATCAATCCTTCTCCGGGGCATTTCTCCGGTGCTGGGGAAGGTCCCAAAtgcagtgggatggggatggggagcagctTTTGGGATGTGGGGCGGGTGCCCTGGGCTCGCTGCCAGGCTCCGTGTTTGCACCCAGCTGTGGACGAGCAGAACAAGCAGACCCAAGCCTACCGTGCCGGCACGGTCCCCAGCAAGAAGGACAGCTCGGAGGAGCTCAACAAGGAGGAGAGGCTCTGTAAGGCGTTGTGTGGCACGCAACacggctttttttttgggggggggcaatggggaGAGCCGTGGGATGGGCTCATTCAGCAGCAACCCCCCCCCGGCCAGGCTCCCGGCGGGAGACGGTGACCTCGGCCACCTCGTCCATCCTCCTGGAGCGCCCGGACACCTTCGGCAGCCTGCAGTTCCCCGAGGAGCCCAGCGTGCTGTGAgtctggggggggtcccgccggccccctccccgccaACTCCGACGGGTTTTGTGCTCCGGGGTCccggtgccagccctgctgtgcctgctgctttcagccACTTCTCGGAGAAATGCGTCATGAACAACTACTTCGGCATCGGCCTGGATGCCAAGATCTCCTTGGAGTTCAACAACAAGCGGGACGAGCACCCCAAAAAGTGCAGGTTGGCTgcgacccccccacccccccagggaaaaaaacatgctgggAGGGACCACTGGGAATAACCCCTGGGATGCTGGAGGGCACTGCTGGGATGCCAGAGGGGGAACACCAGGATGCTAGAAGGGGCCACGGGGATGCTAGAAGGGGCTGACGGGTCAAGGGGGGGGCTGGCGGCAGCGGGGGGAGCCTGGCGGCCCCGCTCAGcccccccgctgcgccccgcaGCAGCCGCACCAAGAACATGATGTGGTACGGGGTGCTGGGCAccaaggagctgctgcagcgcACCTACAAGAACCTGGAGCAGCGGGTGCAGCTGGAGGTAGGGGGGCCAGGGATGGcttggggggggcacggggggtgTCGTGGTGCCCCCCCCATAGGCTCAGCCCTCTACTTGCAGTGCGACGGGGTGCCCATCTCGctgcccagcctgcagggcaTCGCCGTGCTCAACATCCCCAGCTACGCCGGGGGCATCAATTTTTGGGGAGGCACCAAGGAGGACAACGTGAGTGCGAGgcgcggggagcgggggggtgctggggggggggtggggggggaaggcTGAGCCCAGCCTGGTTGTGCCGCCCCCCCGCAGAACTTCGGAGCCCCCTCGTTTGATGACAAGAAGCTGGAGGTGGTGGCCGTTTTTGGAAGCATCCAGATGGCCGTGTCGCGGGTCATCAACCTGCAGCACCACCGCATCGCCCAGGTAGGGCaattgggggggggaggtttgGAGGGGGggtggtggttttgggggggtgcCGAGCCCGGTGCTGCCGCCGTGCCAGCCCCCACCGTGCGCCCCCGCAGTGCCGCGTGGTGAAGATCACCATCCGAGGGGACGAGGGCGTCCCCGTGCAGGTGGATGGGGAAGCTTGGATCCAGCCCCCCGGCGTCATCAAAATCCAGCACAAGAACCGAGCGCAGATGCTGACCAGGGACCGGGTGAGCCTCACGTGCCGGGACACTgcgggggggggctccagggCTCCGTGGGGATGGTGGCGACCTCCTGGCCCCCCCTTGCAGGCGTTTGAGAGCACCCTCAAGTCCTGGGAGGACAAGCAGAAGGGGGAGAGTTACCGCGCGGCGGCGCGGCCGCGGCTCAGCTCGCAGCAATCCATGGAGTACCTGacggaggaggagagcagcctcctgcagcagctctcccgGGCGGCCGAGAGCCTCATCGCCAGGTCAGCCTGGGGGCCGAGGGGGCTGTGGTttcgggggggggcagccctgCTCCATCGTGACCCCCCCGCAGGATCCACGAGGCGGCCAAGGCGCACAAAGCggtggagcaggagctggcgCACGCCGTCAACACCAGCGCCCTGGCGCTGAGCGAGGCGCTCTCCAACAAGGCTGCCGGCGCCGCCGAGGTGAGCAGGGGGGGTCTGGGGAGGGGGGCgtcgtgcccccccccccatctcgCTGCCCACCacccccccgctgcccctctCTGCGCCCCAGTTTCTCAGCAGGAACGCGGCGGTGGAGGTGGTGCTGAGCATCAAGGCGCTCTACGCCGAGACCAGGGCGTTCCTGGAAGGGAAGGCGGTGAGTGAGGGGCCGGGgacccccccgagcccccccgctggtggcagcggggctggggacggTCCCTGTCCCCCGCAGCTGGACTcgccccaggaggaggaggcgctGCAGGGCCCCCTGAGCGcgctgggccaggagctgcagcggCTGCTGGATGTGCACTGGCTGGTGCCCATCGCCCACCCTGCGGAGGAGGTGGGGaaaaaggggttgggggggggcgtGGGTGATtacgggggggctgcaggagcacgctcagccccagctcttgcAGGAGAGCGGCGGCAGCGCCAACAAGGGCAGCTTCAAGCTTCGCCTCAACATCCCCAAGCCCAGGAAGGACAAGGCGCAGAAGCAGAAGGCCAACAGCGCGCTGCCGGGTGAGGAGGGGGCCGTGGCtacctgctgccccccccccagcagccccaaaaAGGGGTTGGGGCGCATCCCTTCTGTACTTCCATCACCAATTCACCCTTTGGGGGCGATTTTTCTCCTGGTAGCCCTGCAGAGCCACCCCGCTCTGTGGCGAGGCTCAGCCCCTGGGTGGTTTTGGCAAAGGGGAGGCGTTTGGGTGCGCCAAACCCCCTCCAACCTGAGCAAGGGCATTGGGGAACGGGGGGGGggtgctgcctgcccccccTGTTCTACCTCTCTGGGTTTCCTCCCCACCAGCGGACAAGTGGGGCGCTGAGGAGGTGGCTGCGTGGCTGGAAGCGCTGGGTTTGGGGGAGTACAGAGACATTTTCATCCGGCACGACATCCAGGGCTCCGAGCTgatcctgctggagaggagagaCCTGAAGGTAccgctcctctcccccccccccagctccgggGAGCACCCCTCGAGCCcctcagctccttttttttttttttttttttcccccccccaggacctgGGCATCACCAAAGTCGGCCACATGAAGAGGATCCTGCAGGCCATCAAGGAGCTCAGCAACCCGCCCTAGGCTGGcggcagcaccggggggggccaCCTGGGACCCCGCTGcctcctgtgtgtgtgtgtgtgtgtgtggagccCCCCCGCTTGCCTTGCTTTGTCTGTTCGTCCCCCAGCGCCCCTGGAGCCGCTGCTTCTCGCCGAGCCCCCGGGGCTGGAGGGCACCGGAGCGGAGCTTTGGTCCCTGCCAGCAACCGGGGTGGCGGGGTCACTACAGGagccagggagctgggctgcagtgtggggccaaaagcagagattttttccccctccccccaaaaaattccCTTTCCCCCGATGGGTATTTAAGCTGTGTAAATATTTGGAGAAGAGATAtttattgctgctgctggcgtGGTGTCATTGCttcagggaaggaggggagggggggggagcgggacCCTTTCAGCAGCGCCCCCAGGAGCCACACACACCCTTTTATaagaaatacacaaatattttattgacaTTTCTACATcgcttcttttttccccccctccctcttcaAGTAAAAACAACCCCGTTatcttagtttttttttttttcctatgtacAGCGTGCTCCCAGAGCAGGACACCCAACTATTTACAGGCTATGTACAGAGGCAGGGTTAGCtcttcagcttctcctccaACTTCAGCATGTCCAGGGGGGGCATTTTGGCCACCTCGAAGAAGAGCctggaaggaaaagcagggcCTTAGAGCTcggcagagccccccccagcttaaaggggggtgggaggaggctCACCTGTGCGAATATTTGGTGCGCACGGCCTTCAGCTTGTCGCAGGGCTGGTAGGTGAGCAGGAAATTCAGCCTCTTCACCAGGGGGTGCAGGTCCTGCGCGCGGTACCCGCTGTAGTACTCCAACGTGGGGGTCTGCCAAAACGACACGgggtgagctgggggggggctcctcaaaggcagcatcccccccccccctccctccccgccacCCCGGGGGCTCACCCAGCCACCCAGGTTCTTCATGGTGAgcgccagcagcaggcagctggcgGCCAGCTTGGAGGGGCGCTCCCGGGCGTAGTCGTACTCCTGCAGGGTCATCTCGCAGAGGAAGCGGGCCAGCGTCAGCGTCTCCATGTTGACACGGGCACACTGCggccaaaaatatttttttttttgtgtggcaccaccccagacccccctccccgtcccccttttatttatttggggcACGGGATGCCAACCCCACACTCCCAGAACCCTACTGTAGGATTTTGCCACCCGCCACCCCCTCCAAGTGCTGCTTGTGCCCCCCggggggggtggcaggaggggagAGGTGCCCCCACCTTGGCAAAACGCCGTAGGAAGCGGTAGGGGATGGGGATGTTGATGTCGAAGTTGAGGGTGCGGAGGATGCTCTTCTCCATGGCAACCAGCTCCTCCCGCTTGTAGGCATCGTCGCAGATGTAGAGGAAGTCGTCCACGCACGGTGGGCACTGCTCCTGGAAGGGGGGAACCGCTCAGCGCCCCCGCCCTGACCCCACAGGGGTCCCCACAGGGTTTTCGGGCACTTTTCCTACTGGGACCACCCCAACGTCCACCTGGGCTGAACCCCGGTGTCCCCGTTGCTTCTgcacagtggggaaaaaaagcagatctGCAGCCCCTGGGATAGGGAGGAGGAGCACCAGGATGGACGCGCCACCTTCAATCAGTTCCTCGGGGTCCCAAAATTCTCCCAAACAACCCCCCCGCCTCAACACCGCACCCAACCCCGGGAGTCACCTCGAATTTGGAGGCGATGAGGACGGCGGTGGAGCCGATGAGCTGCAGCTTGTCCTTCATGCTCACCACCTCCACCAGGTAGTGGTCCACCAGCTTCACCGCCAGGTACAGCGTCTCGTGGTTCAGCTCGAAGTTCTCCTGCAAGGACACGGGGTTGGGGAGGTTGAAGGAGGGGTTAGGAAAAAGCCAAATCCTCTCCTCCCCCAAATCCTGAAGCACCCTGGGGTTGCTCCTGGGTCCCGTACACTCGGGGGGGTGGGAGCTGTTGCTctgagccccctccccgcgcccACCTACCTGCACCTCCACCATCCAGTCCACCAGGATGGCGCGCATTTCCCTGCTGATGTCCACCTGCTTCTCCATGTAGTCAGGGAGCAGGAACTTctcctgccaaagcagcagACGTCAGCGACTCACCAacacccccacaccccaaaaagacaaaaaaaagccCCCCGAGCACCCCACAAGGGCCTCACCCACCTCCCTCTCCCGCATGTAGTCAAAGATGTCCTTGGCGTATTGGGCGTTGGCGTAGGGGTCGCCCAGCTGCTCCTTGTCGATGTCCTCCAACACGGGGGCCTGTGgggtggaggaggctgcggtGAGGCTGGCGGAGCTCTGCGGGGTGGCAGCCCCTCCccacctgccccacagcccccaccgGAGGGGTTTGGAGGAGGAAGGATGGGATTTAACCCCCCCCCAAGCAGCTCGGTACCTGCACAGGCTCCTCAGGCACGGGATCTTTCTCAGACTCCTCGGATTCTTCTGTCAGGGGCGTTTTTTTCAGGGACCTGGAGGGGATAAGGACATAAGTAGGGGGGCTGAaaaaccccatccagccacTGCCTGCCCCCATCACCCCAAGAAATCCCCCCCCCACGGCCGCAGCGgcctcccaccccagccccatctcACCTGGGTACTCACTTTTTCAGGTTGGCTTCGTTGTTCTTGGCAGCGGGGGCCCTGGGCGCCTTGCGGGGGGCGGATTTCACCCCATCCTTCTTCCCCGCCACCGCCTGGTTCTTGTGAgcctggttttggggtgggagagcgaggaaggcagaggggaaaaaaaaaagggggaagtgAGCCTCGGGGTGCTCTCAggagggcagcacagccccctccccactaAGCAGCACTCACGTTGGTGAGGTCCCCGAACGCCGAGCGCTTCTTGGGCCCCCCCTGGGGCGAGGACGGGGACCGCTTGgcctggcagctctcctcctgcaaCACAGTAGGGTGAGGGGACGCAGGGGGCACCCCATTGTGAGGGGTCCCTCCCCGTTCTCCTAGCCCGGTCTCACCTTCTTGGGGGCAACATTCTCGGTGATGGGGGCCCCTTTCCCTGCTCGGGGCTGCTTCGTGCTCAGCGTCTTGGTGTTGCGTGCCACCGGCATCCTCTTTCTCGGCCTCTGCGAACAAAAAGGGGTGGCACATGTATGTTAGGGAACCCAAATCCCAATGCACCCCCCTGCTGAGGGTGAACCCATAGACCCCAAGAATGTGGGGAGGCCCAAATCCCAATGTATCCCCCCCACTGGGGAAGGGGATGCAGGGCTCAGTGATCCCATAGCCCCCATGTATGGGGGGGGCATGTGTATGGGGGGGCTGAAAATCCCAAAGCACGCCCCCAGCAAAGAGGATGCAGGGCTCAATGGCCCCATAGACCCCAAGCATTGGAAGGGGGGTACACGTCTGGGGGGATCCCAAATCCCAACGCACCCCCCAGGGAAAGAGACAAAGGGCTCGGTGACCCCCCAGTCCCATCTATGGGGGGATATATGTATGGACGTGCCCCAGAGCCCACCACACCCCCTCAGGGAAGAGGATGCAGGGCTCAGTGACCCCACAGACCCCAatcatgggggggggggcacgtgTATGGGGTGACCCAAAATCCCAACACATACACCCAGGGAAGAGGATGCAGGGCTCAATGACCCCATAGCCCTCATGTATGTGGAGGGCACACGTCTGGGGTGACCCCAAATCCCAACACCCCCCCCAGGGAAGGGGACACAGGGCTCGGTGACCCCATATCCCCTATATACGGGGAGGGGCAGGCACATGTACGGACGTGCCCCGAACCCCAACACCCCCTTTGGGACAGGGATACATGGCTCAGCGACCCCACACACAGCGGGAACACACATCtggggggaccccaaaccccaaaaccccccccaGGGAAGGGAACCAAGGCCCCaaccaccccataaccccccccaacaccccctcAACCCACACGGGAAGGGACCGCAGGGCCCACACGGGTAGTGGGGACCCCAGAGGTGGCCCCCATGAAGAAATGGGGGTtcccgtggggctggggggccccATAAGGCCCTATAGGGCCGCGTCCCCCCCTCACCtgcgcagccgccgccgccgccggccccggctCTTTTGAAAGTagcagcgcggcggcggcggccggcaCTGGCCGAGCCTCTCGACCAATCAGCGGGCGGCGTGCGCGGGGCGGCGGCCAATGGGAGCGCCGGCCGGGATGCGGTTGCTAGGGGGAGGGGGCAGAAGTTTAAAATTCGGCCGCGCCGCCCAATGGCGGGCCGCGGGGGGCGGTGTCATGGCGGCCGGGGGGCGGTGTCATGGCGTCCGGGGGCGGTGTCATGGCGGCCGCGAGGTGTTATGGCGGCGCCGCCTCCTCTACCAGTTTGGGGTCGTTGCAACGTGTTGTTGTCGGCTGAACAGCAGCCGGCTTTCTCGCTGTCGCCCCCGTGAGCCCTGCCGCAGGCTACGGGAGCACAGGTTCCCTGCTGAGCCTCCCGATCCCAGTTTGTCATGCGGAAATCCCAGATCCCAGTTTTCATGTGGAAACCGCAGATCCCAATTTATCCTTCagaaaccccaaaatcccagtTTATCGTGGGGAAATCCCAGAGCCCAGTTTATCCTTCGGGAATCCCAGATTCCAATTTATCATGTGGAAATCCCAGATCCCAATTTGTCCTTCAGAAACCCCAGATCCTGGTTTATCGCGTTGAAATCCTAGATCCGACTTTATCTGtcagaacccccagatcccaGTTTATTGTGTGGAAACCACATATCCCAGTTTTCATGTGGAAGTCCCAGATCCCAGTTTATGCTTCAGAAAACCCAAATCCTGGTTTATCGTGTGGAAATCCTAGATCCCAGATTATCCATTGGAAATCCCAGATCCCAATTTATTGTTTGGAAATCCCAGATCCCAGTTTATCCTTCAGAAACCCCATATCCTGGTTTATCATGTGGAAGTCTCAGATCCCAGTTTATCCCTTGGAAATCCCAGGTCCCAGTTTATCATGTGGAAACCTCAGATCCCCGTTTGTCGTTCAGAAACCCCAGATTCTAATTTATCATTGGAAAATCCCTGATCCCAATTTATCATGTCGAAATCCCAGATCCCAGTTTATCCATCAGAAATCCCAGATCCTAGTTTATCATGTGGAAATCCCAGATCCCAATTTATCACTTGGAAATCCCAGATCCCAGTTTATCTTTCAGAAACCCCAGATCCTGGTTTATCATGTGGAAATCCCAGATCCCAGTTTATCTCTTGGAAACCCCATATCCCAGTTTATCCTTCAGAAACCCCAGATCTTAGTTTATCGTGTGGAAATCATAGATCCCAGTTTAACCCTTGGAAATCCCAGATCCCAGTTTATCATTTGGAAATCCTTGGTCCCAGTTTATCATGTGGAAATCCCAGATCTCCGTTTGTCATTCAGAAACCCTAGACCCTAATTTATCATTGGAAAATCCCTGCTCCTAATTTATCATGTGGAAATCCCAGATCCCAGTTTATCCTTCAGAAATCCCAGATCCTAGTTTATTGTGTGGAAATCGCAGATCCCACTTGAACCCTCTGAAATCCCAGATCCCAGTTTATCATTTGGAAACCCCAGATCCCAGTCTATCCTTCAGAAACCCCAGATCCTGGTTTATCATGTGGAAATCTCAGATCCCAGTTTATCCCTTGGAAACTCCAGCTCCCAGTTTATCCTTTGGAAACCCCACATCGCTCTGTTTATCCTTCGGAAACCCTCCAGGGCAGCCCCACACCCACCGCCTGGGAATCTGGGACGCGTCCCGCCGCTGCTGGAAACTTGgcggagcagcagccccaggggggGTGCGATCCCCTGCCAAAAATCCCCCTGACGGTGCGCCCGCGGCGGTGTGGGGGCGAGCTGCCCGTGCCGGGACGGGTCGGTGTCTGCCCGGGCTCGGCGTGGCACAGCCGGCTCTTCCAGTCCCCGCGGTGCCGCCGCCGTCGGGAGGCTTGTGGGTGCGCCGAGAGCGAGGGATGGGGGAAGGATTGGGGGACAAGGATCCCCTGTGAGGTGCAATGCAGGAGGTTTGCTCCGGGATGGCTTCCCGGGAAGAGACAAGTCttgagagaaggagagagggcagggaagcaTTTGTGGGACATACACGGATGgcttttcccccttcccaggttaaaaggttttcttttcccataTCCAACTCGTTGCTCCTCGTGGCCCAGCGCCAGAAGCAGCGGCgggaggcagggagctgagcagcgCAGAGGCAGGGCTGAGTTTCGGCATTTaatttctcctctcttttcaCCGTTAATTGCAGGGGAGGGACAATTGTGGCTAAAGGGGGCTGGAAGTCGGTGGTGACACAACGCAGGTGCTCGGAGGCACCACCACGCCTGGATCCCCGTGCAGTCCCTTTGGGGGATGTGGGAACCAGCCTGCGGGCTGGAGTCCCTCGGGGacggggctggcaggagccgGGGCTGGCAGCTTCATTCCCTGAACCACGAGTTTTGGCTTTTATTCCCTGGAAAGAGCAAGCCCGTTCATTCCCTGGAAAGCGCAGCTCGCCCGCTGGCACGCGAAGCACGAAGGGAGGCGCGAGAGGAAGCCGAGGAGCGGCGGCGTCTCCAAACGGCGGTGGCCCCCTCGTCCCCTCCTCACTTGGTGGCCGATTTGATCTTCTGGATGGCGTAGGGGCTGGATTCCTTGGGCATCCAGATCTCCTCCCCgccgcagccctgctgctcgGCCGCCCCCTCCATGGCTGCCGTCAGCTCGGGGCCGAAGATGCTGTCGGTGGCGCGGTAGGTGCGGGTGAGGCGGCGGAAGGAGGAGTCGGAGGAGCTGTCGTCGGGCAGGTCCTCGTCCTGCTCGTCCCTCAGTTTGGTGCGGCTGGGCTCCGAGACGCTGCCGGGACCCTGCAGAGCCTCCCTGGCCTCCCGCAGGAAGGCTGCTTTGGGGCTGaggatgcagagcagcagcgcCAGCCCCGCCGACACCCCGCAGAGGAAATAGA belongs to Anas acuta chromosome 13, bAnaAcu1.1, whole genome shotgun sequence and includes:
- the DGKK gene encoding diacylglycerol kinase kappa isoform X2, with protein sequence MGGLPNGCPPPLRSPAVLPSARSAASGEKMAEKVVAGDLFLRQARESVSSLDSDKLSPVSPEAGGEESSDSEGEQEGSTHKLIRKVSTSGQMRSKKSVKEGLLLKQTSSFQRWKRRYFKLRGRTLYYAKDAKSLIFDEVDLSDASVAESSTKNINNSFTVITPFRKLILCAENRKEMEDWIGALKSVQKWEIHEATQFNMEHFSGMHNWYACSHARPTFCNVCREALSGVTSHGLSCEVCKFKAHKRCAVRATNNCKWTTLASIGTEIIEDEDGVAMPHQWLEGNLPVSARCAVCDRACGSVRRLQDWRCLWCKAIVHSACKELFGKRCPLGQYKVSIIPPTALNSIDSDGFWKATCPSTCSSPLLAFVNSKSGDNQGVKFLRKFKQFLNPAQVFDLMNGGPHLGLRLFQKFSTFRILVCGGDGSVGWVLSEIDALGLHKQCQLGVLPLGTGNDLARVLGWGSLCDDDTQLLQILEKLERATTKMLDRWSVMTYEAPKQSPPALKEEEDGDSNIQAQISHYADSVAFHLAKILESDKHSVVISSAKFLCGTVNDFVAEVGRAYKRATENKQEAELMARKCAMLNEKLDSLVRELTEEAQAAVVPEGMPPSGPADAKELEKSGFNPSPVPRIFKSKEQLMLRANSLKKALRQIIEQAEKAVDEQNKQTQAYRAGTVPSKKDSSEELNKEERLCSRRETVTSATSSILLERPDTFGSLQFPEEPSVLHFSEKCVMNNYFGIGLDAKISLEFNNKRDEHPKKCSSRTKNMMWYGVLGTKELLQRTYKNLEQRVQLECDGVPISLPSLQGIAVLNIPSYAGGINFWGGTKEDNNFGAPSFDDKKLEVVAVFGSIQMAVSRVINLQHHRIAQCRVVKITIRGDEGVPVQVDGEAWIQPPGVIKIQHKNRAQMLTRDRAFESTLKSWEDKQKGESYRAAARPRLSSQQSMEYLTEEESSLLQQLSRAAESLIARIHEAAKAHKAVEQELAHAVNTSALALSEALSNKAAGAAEFLSRNAAVEVVLSIKALYAETRAFLEGKAVSEGPGTPPSPPAGGSGAGDGPCPPQLDSPQEEEALQGPLSALGQELQRLLDVHWLVPIAHPAEEESGGSANKGSFKLRLNIPKPRKDKAQKQKANSALPADKWGAEEVAAWLEALGLGEYRDIFIRHDIQGSELILLERRDLKDLGITKVGHMKRILQAIKELSNPP
- the DGKK gene encoding diacylglycerol kinase kappa isoform X5 yields the protein MGGLPNGCPPPLRSPAVLPSARSAASGEKMAEKVVAGDLFLRQARESVSSLDSDKLSPVSPEAGGEESSDSEGEQEGSTHKLIRKVSTSGQMRSKKSVKEGLLLKQTSSFQRWKRRYFKLRGRTLYYAKDAKSLIFDEVDLSDASVAESSTKNINNSFTVITPFRKLILCAENRKEMEDWIGALKSVQKWEIHEATQFNMEHFSGMHNWYACSHARPTFCNVCREALSGVTSHGLSCEVCKFKAHKRCAVRATNNCKWTTLASIGTEIIEDEDGVAMPHQWLEGNLPVSARCAVCDRACGSVRRLQDWRCLWCKAIVHSACKELFGKRCPLGQYKVSIIPPTALNSIDSDGFWKATCPSTCSSPLLAFVNSKSGDNQGVKFLRKFKQFLNPAQVFDLMNGGPHLGLRLFQKFSTFRILVCGGDGSVGWVLSEIDALGLHKQCQLGVLPLGTGNDLARVLGWGSLCDDDTQLLQILEKLERATTKMLDRWSVMTYEAPKQSPPALKEEEDGDSNIQAQISHYADSVAFHLAKILESDKHSVVISSAKFLCGTVNDFVAEVGRAYKRATENKQEAELMARKCAMLNEKLDSLVRELTEEAQAAVVPEGMPPSGPADAKELEKSGFNPSPVPRIFKSKEQLMLRANSLKKALRQIIEQAEKAVDEQNKQTQAYRAGTVPSKKDSSEELNKEERLCSRRETVTSATSSILLERPDTFGSLQFPEEPSVLHFSEKCVMNNYFGIGLDAKISLEFNNKRDEHPKKCSSRTKNMMWYGVLGTKELLQRTYKNLEQRVQLECDGVPISLPSLQGIAVLNIPSYAGGINFWGGTKEDNNFGAPSFDDKKLEVVAVFGSIQMAVSRVINLQHHRIAQCRVVKITIRGDEGVPVQVDGEAWIQPPGVIKIQHKNRAQMLTRDRAFESTLKSWEDKQKGESYRAAARPRLSSQQSMEYLTEEESSLLQQLSRAAESLIARIHEAAKAHKAVEQELAHAVNTSALALSEALSNKAAGAAEFLSRNAAVEVVLSIKALYAETRAFLEGKALDSPQEEEALQGPLSALGQELQRLLDVHWLVPIAHPAEEESGGSANKGSFKLRLNIPKPRKDKAQKQKANSALPADKWGAEEVAAWLEALGLGEYRDIFIRHDIQGSELILLERRDLKDLGITKVGHMKRILQAIKELSNPP
- the DGKK gene encoding diacylglycerol kinase kappa isoform X3, whose protein sequence is MFVRFLSRAALASLALSVVHALRPRPPGNSAAPPPPPRVPACRRWGRNLAKVPAARGFWGGPRAPALAAGAVLGGTRLQPSPEEPRHAAEPDNGLQPTAARGSHPNPTASGGNEAGACPMGWSGDDAREMQKSVKEGLLLKQTSSFQRWKRRYFKLRGRTLYYAKDAKSLIFDEVDLSDASVAESSTKNINNSFTVITPFRKLILCAENRKEMEDWIGALKSVQKWEIHEATQFNMEHFSGMHNWYACSHARPTFCNVCREALSGVTSHGLSCEVCKFKAHKRCAVRATNNCKWTTLASIGTEIIEDEDGVAMPHQWLEGNLPVSARCAVCDRACGSVRRLQDWRCLWCKAIVHSACKELFGKRCPLGQYKVSIIPPTALNSIDSDGFWKATCPSTCSSPLLAFVNSKSGDNQGVKFLRKFKQFLNPAQVFDLMNGGPHLGLRLFQKFSTFRILVCGGDGSVGWVLSEIDALGLHKQCQLGVLPLGTGNDLARVLGWGSLCDDDTQLLQILEKLERATTKMLDRWSVMTYEAPKQSPPALKEEEDGDSNIQAQISHYADSVAFHLAKILESDKHSVVISSAKFLCGTVNDFVAEVGRAYKRATENKQEAELMARKCAMLNEKLDSLVRELTEEAQAAVVPEGMPPSGPADAKELEKSGFNPSPVPRIFKSKEQLMLRANSLKKALRQIIEQAEKAVDEQNKQTQAYRAGTVPSKKDSSEELNKEERLCSRRETVTSATSSILLERPDTFGSLQFPEEPSVLHFSEKCVMNNYFGIGLDAKISLEFNNKRDEHPKKCSSRTKNMMWYGVLGTKELLQRTYKNLEQRVQLECDGVPISLPSLQGIAVLNIPSYAGGINFWGGTKEDNNFGAPSFDDKKLEVVAVFGSIQMAVSRVINLQHHRIAQCRVVKITIRGDEGVPVQVDGEAWIQPPGVIKIQHKNRAQMLTRDRAFESTLKSWEDKQKGESYRAAARPRLSSQQSMEYLTEEESSLLQQLSRAAESLIARIHEAAKAHKAVEQELAHAVNTSALALSEALSNKAAGAAEFLSRNAAVEVVLSIKALYAETRAFLEGKAVSEGPGTPPSPPAGGSGAGDGPCPPQLDSPQEEEALQGPLSALGQELQRLLDVHWLVPIAHPAEELLQESGGSANKGSFKLRLNIPKPRKDKAQKQKANSALPADKWGAEEVAAWLEALGLGEYRDIFIRHDIQGSELILLERRDLKDLGITKVGHMKRILQAIKELSNPP